In Leptotrichia sp. oral taxon 221, the DNA window TTGCTGAACTCCTCTTACTACAATCGCCTTTTTAGGAATAATCAACCCATCTTCAGCTCCTGTTGCAATATTTGCTTTTCCATACATTCCACTTTTTAACTCTCTATCTGGATTAGGGAATTTAACTTTTACAATAAATTGTCTACTAGCTGAATCAGCTGAAGCTGCTATTTCATAAACTGTTCCAACAATTTCCTTACCATTCAATTCATCAACTTTTATAGTTGCTTGTGCTCCCATTTGAATTTTTTTAACAATTTCTGCTGGAACTCCAATTTCCAATTTCATTTCACTTTCATTAACCAATGTAAATAATTTTGCTCCTGCTGATACTTGTTGATGTCTTTCTAAATCCATATTTGCAATATATCCGCTAACTTTAGTTTTAATAACAGTTTTACTGTTAGTATCATTTGCTGTAGCCAAATTAGCTTGTGCCGAACTCAAACTGTTTCTTCTAGAAGATAATGCATTTACCGCTGTATTATAGTTACTTCTAGCTGAATTTAAGTTAGCTTGTGCCGAACTTAATTTTGTTTGTGCTGTCAAGAAATCAGTTTCTGTAATTAATCTTTTATCATATAACATTTTATATTTTTGATAATTAATTCTCGCTTCTTCCACTGCTGCTGCTGCTGAGGCAATATTTCCTTTAGCTGCACTAATATCTCCATGTGCCGAACTAATATTAGATTCTGCCGTTCTTACATTTGAAACAGCCTCTCTAACACCAGATCTTGCCGCTTGATTATCAATTGCCACAATTACTTGCCCTGCATTTACATAATCTCCATTTTTCCCGTTAATTACTACAACTTCCCCACTTGAAGTCGCTGTATACGGTATTTCTTCTATCCCTTTTATCGACCCACTTGCCGTGTATCCCAACGACATTTGATTTTGACCGATTACTTGCACTTTTACTGGTCTTGCTGTAGATGAATTTCCTTTTGGTTTTTTCTTTCCGCATGAAACAGTAAGCAATGCTAGCACCACCATCGCTACAATTATTTTTTTATTTATTTTCATTTTTCCTCCCTATTTTTTATTTTTTTCAGTAGTATTTATAAAAATCTATAAATTTAAATTATTTTTTAAATAACATATTATTAAAACTTCTTGTAACTCTTTATTTATAACATCTTTAATCCAAATATGCTCCATATTTAGAAACTAGGAAATAATAATTCAATTTAGCTTGTGCATAATTTACTCTGGCTTGTCTTAAATTAGTTTCAGATTGCAATAGATTTTCCATCGTAATTAATCTATATGAATATCTTTCTCTTTCCATTTCATAAGATTCTTCTGCCTTTTGAACCGCTAATTGCAATGCAGCTATACTTTTTTCCAATGCTCTTAATTGATAATAAGTTTTTTTCATATTTGTTTGAACAACCTCCAAAGTTTGATCCACTTGAAGTTCTGTTATTTCTTGAGTTTTTTTCGCATATTTTACGTTGTTTTTTCTTGTTCCCCAGTCAAATATGTCCCAGCTCCAATTCACACCAGCCGAAGTCGTAAAGTTTCTTGGTTTCAAAATATTTCCAAATCTATCTTGACTTTGCAATGTTCCGTAATTTATTACCCCACTAACAGTTGGTTTGTAACTTGCTTCTTCCAACTT includes these proteins:
- a CDS encoding efflux RND transporter periplasmic adaptor subunit is translated as MKINKKIIVAMVVLALLTVSCGKKKPKGNSSTARPVKVQVIGQNQMSLGYTASGSIKGIEEIPYTATSSGEVVVINGKNGDYVNAGQVIVAIDNQAARSGVREAVSNVRTAESNISSAHGDISAAKGNIASAAAAVEEARINYQKYKMLYDKRLITETDFLTAQTKLSSAQANLNSARSNYNTAVNALSSRRNSLSSAQANLATANDTNSKTVIKTKVSGYIANMDLERHQQVSAGAKLFTLVNESEMKLEIGVPAEIVKKIQMGAQATIKVDELNGKEIVGTVYEIAASADSASRQFIVKVKFPNPDRELKSGMYGKANIATGAEDGLIIPKKAIVVRGVQQVIYVIRDGKAVMIPINISNQNETYAAVTGDGLTAGDQLVVDGQNVVQANEKVNIVQ